A part of Astyanax mexicanus isolate ESR-SI-001 chromosome 2, AstMex3_surface, whole genome shotgun sequence genomic DNA contains:
- the adck2 gene encoding uncharacterized aarF domain-containing protein kinase 2: protein MSAFCAKSIFQSLRCSIHRVSVSVRLTPCRTFLIKRGPLFSQTPKVALFCWGVVGSVTYASAQEAVLPQRTAEKKSSVARVQVYRLIFILRLSIRALVLLFKFTPILLLYPLTLLSQRWASCWLSALLWVTESSGPTFIKLGQWASTRRDIFSQEFCDRFSRLHVRVQSHSWAHTKQCLKRAFGEGWRQLFVFDSKEPVGSGCVAQVYRAKARVSSVEDPAFQELVESLEKEDLLEAWEIPGLGNAINHWLGSEQVGKVEELSEGQESTAEFPYTRRKYTEEDCLMPVAIKVLHPGIRRQVQIDLILMKVGSVLISFLPGLKWLSLPEVVDEFEKLMTKQIDLRFEARNIERFKNNFKDLEYVKFPTPLRPFVTRTVLVETYEESEPISSYLKSEVPAAVKQRIARMGVDTLLKMVFVDNFVHGDLHPGNILVQSDQGAGPQDRATLTDLWDTVVVSMRPTPPPLRLVLLDAGIVAQLSENDLCNLRAVFTAVALRQGERVAELILKHARASECKDVPRFKKEMSELVNHALSDTLSLGKIQVADLLSRVFGLLIRHKVKLESNFASVVFAIMVLEGLGRSLDPNLDLLEIAKPLLLKNCASLLS, encoded by the exons ATGTCTGCATTTTGTGCAAAGAGCATTTTCCAAAGCCTCAGGTGCTCCATTCACAGAGTTTCAGTGTCAGTTCGATTGACACCATGCAGAACTTTTCTCATCAAACGGGGTCCACTTTTCTCTCAGACTCCCAAAGTGGCCCTGTTTTGTTGGGGTGTTGTTGGAAGTGTCACATATGCCTCAGCACAGGAGGCAGTACTTCCTCAGAGGACTGCAGAGAAGAAGTCTTCAGTTGCCAGAGTGCAGGTCTACAGGCTCATTTTCATCCTGAGACTAAGCATCCGTGCCTTGGTACTCCTGTTCAAGTTCACCCCCATCTTGCTGCTCTACCCCCTGACCCTTCTCTCACAGCGCTGGGCCTCCTGTTGGCTCAGTGCCCTGCTGTGGGTCACAGAGTCCTCTGGTCCAACGTTCATCAAGCTTGGTCAGTGGGCCAGCACACGACGGGACATCTTCTCCCAGGAGTTCTGTGACCGCTTTTCACGTCTCCATGTGAGAGTTCAGTCCCACTCCTGGGCTCACACTAAGCAATGTCTGAAGCGGGCCTTCGGTGAGGGCTGGAGGCAGCTGTTTGTGTTCGACAGCAAGGAGCCTGTCGGTTCAGGCTGTGTGGCACAAGTGTACAGGGCCAAGGCTCGAGTCTCGAGTGTGGAGGACCCGGCATTCCAGGAGTTGGTGGAGAGCCTTGAGAAAGAGGACCTGCTCGAAGCGTGGGAGATCCCTGGGCTTGGGAATGCTATAAACCACTGGTTGGGGTCGGAGCAGGTAGGGAAGGTGGAGGAGCTGTCAGAGGGCCAGGAGAGCACTGCTGAATTTCCATACACTCGTAGAAAGTACACAGAAGAGGATTGTCTCATGCCGGTGGCAATAAAG GTGCTTCATCCTGGCATCAGAAGACAAGTTCAAATAGACCTGATTCTTATGAAGGTGGGAAGCGTGCTCATCAGCTTCTTACCTGGCCTTAAGTGGCTCAGTCTGCCTGAGGTGGTGGATGAATTTGAGAAGCTCATGACCAAACAG ATAGACCTTCGCTTTGAAGCAAGGAACATTGAACGGTTTAAGAATAACTTCAAGGACTTGGAATATGTCAAGTTTCCAACTCCATTGAGACCATTTGTCACCAGGACTGTCCTGGTGGAGACATATGAG gaaAGTGAACCCATTTCTAGTTACCTCAAATCGGAAGTTCCCGCAGCTGTCAAGCAGAGAATTGCCCGAATGGGAGTGGACACTCTGCTCAAAATG GTGTTTGTGGATAACTTTGTCCACGGAGACCTCCACCCAGGGAATATCCTAGTGCAGAGCGATCAGGGGGCTGGACCTCAAGACAGGGCCACCCTGACAGACCTGTGGGACACAGTGGTGGTCAGCATGAGGCCGACTCCTCCTCCGCTCCGACTGGTGCTGCTGGATGCTGGGATTGTGGCCCAGCTCAGTGAGAACGACCTGTGCAACCTGAGAGCGGTTTTCACTGCTGTTGCTCTCAGACAG GGAGAACGTGTAGCCGAGTTGATTCTGAAACATGCCAGGGCCAGTGAGTGCAAGGATGTGCCTCGATTCAAAAAGGAAATGTCTGAGCTTGTGAACCACGCACTCAGCGACACTCTTTCTCTGGGGAAG ATTCAGGTGGCAGATCTGCTGTCTCGAGTGTTTGGATTGCTCATCCGCCATAAG GTGAAGCTGGAGAGTAACTTTGCTTCCGTTGTGTTTGCCATCATGGTACTGGAAGGCCTGGGCAGATCACTGGACCCTAACCTGGACCTGCTGGAGATCGCTAAGCCTCTGCTGCTGAAGAATTGTGCTTCACTTCTCTCCTGA
- the LOC111191047 gene encoding uncharacterized protein LOC111191047 isoform X3, whose product MCCLSYVLLFFTILILFSLFSLQRILSMSWLSMALQQDHQWTSSMRPCLQDKENCLEALNKTPDGRDIVCSLDTEQCLSLKQRRAMVRILVSYLIERFGETPSSETKKNMASSLVTEFPCLKDQHGNGNEAWYSPGRNHRPATGFIEERLRNVRKRLRSGTSRPSHVENNVISSLVLPETEISDERAEAMMEWLKNNIRPLSQVEEYMKQTAIHRAKWIREHGSKTMEEIKREYPRLLDTPGMIAQDFSILHPACAGKLAEKWMPVFKDKILRFASQEKQASGIISKVDSVCTDAQGDMALRLLPVILPASVYRIGRKSFRPSCEETKKSFIDLQPVGTNMVEFLSEAQGTRPYPFVLALGDDQRCSQSFVVINGEAMEQSTLIGAVDVCFKAYYVFDINYPRQCSSVWEFLQTVVYELPGQESPSVRLLRAFIFSTQ is encoded by the exons ATGTGCTGCCTTTCATATGTTTTGCTGTTCTTCACAATACtaattttattcagtttattcagtctTCAAAGGATCCTCAGCATGAGCTGGTTGAGTATGGCCCTACAGCAGGACCATCAATGGACCAGCAGCATGAGGCCATGTCTTCAGGACAAGGAGAattgttt GGAGGCCCTCAACAAAACACCAGATGGTAGAGACATAGTGTGCAGTCTTGACACAGAACAGTGCCTCTCGCTTAAGCAGCGGAGGGCTATGGTTCGAATCCTAGTGTCATATCTCATCGAGCGGTTTGGAGAGAC TCCATCATcggaaacaaagaaaaacatggcCTCTTCTTTGGTGACTGAATTTCCATGTCTAAAAGATCAGCATGGGAATGGCAAT gaagcATGGTATAGTCCAGGTCGAAACCACAGACCAGCAACTGGCTTCATTGAAGAACGTTTAAGAAATGTACGGAAGAGGCTCCGTAGTGGAACGAGCAGACCTAGCCATGTGGAGAACAACGTAATCAGTAGTTTGGTTTTGCCAG agaCTGAAATATCTGATGAGAGGGCAGAGGCAATGATGGAGTGGCTAAAAAATAACATCAGACCCCTAAGCCAAGTTGAAGAATACATGAAGCAGACAGCCATCCATAGAGCTAAGTGGATAAGGGAGCATGGGTCAAAGACCATGGAAGAGATCAAGAGAGAGTATCCACGTCTGCTGGATACACCAGGAATG atTGCTCAGGACTTTTCCATTTTACACCCAGCCTGTGCCGGGAAACTTGCAGAAAAGTGGATGCCTGTTTTCAAAGACAAAATTTTACGATTTGCTAGCCAGGAGAAGCAAGCTTCTGGAATTATTTCCAAAGTGGATTCTGTGTGTACAG ATGCACAAGGTGATATGGCTTTGAGATTATTGCCAGTAATCCTTCCAGCTTCTGTCTATAGGATTGGTCGGAAGAGCTTCCGTCCAAGctgtgaagaaacaaaaaaatcatttattgatCTGCAACCA GTTGGGACTAATATGGTGGAATTCCTGTCCGAGGCACAAGGCACAAGACCTTACCCGTTTGTTTTGGCTCTAG GTGATGATCAGCGTTGCTCACAATCATTTGTGGTCATCAATGGGGAGGCCATGGAGCAGAGTACACTTATTGGAGCTGTTGATGTTTGTTTTAAAGCATACTATGTCTTTGACATAAACTACCCCAGACAGTGTTCTTCAGTGTGGGAGTTTTTACAGACTGTCGTCTATGAACTGCCAGGTCAGGAATCTCCCTCTGTAAGACTTTTGCGggcatttattttttccacccaGTAG
- the LOC111191047 gene encoding uncharacterized protein LOC111191047 isoform X1, with protein MILFCFMDTFVKEKLKEWKLDSLIPRFELEEIDKESFILLDDASIAALVPVIGPRLKLRSHLRKLTESSKDPQHELVEYGPTAGPSMDQQHEAMSSGQGELFKIREALNKTPDGRDIVCSLDTEQCLSLKQRRAMVRILVSYLIERFGETPSSETKKNMASSLVTEFPCLKDQHGNGNEAWYSPGRNHRPATGFIEERLRNVRKRLRSGTSRPSHVENNVISSLVLPETEISDERAEAMMEWLKNNIRPLSQVEEYMKQTAIHRAKWIREHGSKTMEEIKREYPRLLDTPGMIAQDFSILHPACAGKLAEKWMPVFKDKILRFASQEKQASGIISKVDSVCTDAQGDMALRLLPVILPASVYRIGRKSFRPSCEETKKSFIDLQPVGTNMVEFLSEAQGTRPYPFVLALGDDQRCSQSFVVINGEAMEQSTLIGAVDVCFKAYYVFDINYPRQCSSVWEFLQTVVYELPGQESPSVRLLRAFIFSTQ; from the exons ATGA ttCTGTTCTGTTTCATGGATACATTTGTGAAGGAGAAACTGAAAGAGTGGAAACTGGACTCTCTGATTCCCAGGTTTGAGC TTGAAGAAATCGACAAGGAGAGTTTTATATTACTGGATGATGCTTCCATTGCGGCGCTAGTTCCAGTAATTGGACCCAGACTGAAACTTAGGTCACACCTCAGAAAACTAACCGAG tctTCAAAGGATCCTCAGCATGAGCTGGTTGAGTATGGCCCTACAGCAGGACCATCAATGGACCAGCAGCATGAGGCCATGTCTTCAGGACAAGGAGAattgttt AAAATTAGGGAGGCCCTCAACAAAACACCAGATGGTAGAGACATAGTGTGCAGTCTTGACACAGAACAGTGCCTCTCGCTTAAGCAGCGGAGGGCTATGGTTCGAATCCTAGTGTCATATCTCATCGAGCGGTTTGGAGAGAC TCCATCATcggaaacaaagaaaaacatggcCTCTTCTTTGGTGACTGAATTTCCATGTCTAAAAGATCAGCATGGGAATGGCAAT gaagcATGGTATAGTCCAGGTCGAAACCACAGACCAGCAACTGGCTTCATTGAAGAACGTTTAAGAAATGTACGGAAGAGGCTCCGTAGTGGAACGAGCAGACCTAGCCATGTGGAGAACAACGTAATCAGTAGTTTGGTTTTGCCAG agaCTGAAATATCTGATGAGAGGGCAGAGGCAATGATGGAGTGGCTAAAAAATAACATCAGACCCCTAAGCCAAGTTGAAGAATACATGAAGCAGACAGCCATCCATAGAGCTAAGTGGATAAGGGAGCATGGGTCAAAGACCATGGAAGAGATCAAGAGAGAGTATCCACGTCTGCTGGATACACCAGGAATG atTGCTCAGGACTTTTCCATTTTACACCCAGCCTGTGCCGGGAAACTTGCAGAAAAGTGGATGCCTGTTTTCAAAGACAAAATTTTACGATTTGCTAGCCAGGAGAAGCAAGCTTCTGGAATTATTTCCAAAGTGGATTCTGTGTGTACAG ATGCACAAGGTGATATGGCTTTGAGATTATTGCCAGTAATCCTTCCAGCTTCTGTCTATAGGATTGGTCGGAAGAGCTTCCGTCCAAGctgtgaagaaacaaaaaaatcatttattgatCTGCAACCA GTTGGGACTAATATGGTGGAATTCCTGTCCGAGGCACAAGGCACAAGACCTTACCCGTTTGTTTTGGCTCTAG GTGATGATCAGCGTTGCTCACAATCATTTGTGGTCATCAATGGGGAGGCCATGGAGCAGAGTACACTTATTGGAGCTGTTGATGTTTGTTTTAAAGCATACTATGTCTTTGACATAAACTACCCCAGACAGTGTTCTTCAGTGTGGGAGTTTTTACAGACTGTCGTCTATGAACTGCCAGGTCAGGAATCTCCCTCTGTAAGACTTTTGCGggcatttattttttccacccaGTAG
- the LOC111191047 gene encoding uncharacterized protein LOC111191047 isoform X2, producing the protein MDTFVKEKLKEWKLDSLIPRFELEEIDKESFILLDDASIAALVPVIGPRLKLRSHLRKLTESSKDPQHELVEYGPTAGPSMDQQHEAMSSGQGELFKIREALNKTPDGRDIVCSLDTEQCLSLKQRRAMVRILVSYLIERFGETPSSETKKNMASSLVTEFPCLKDQHGNGNEAWYSPGRNHRPATGFIEERLRNVRKRLRSGTSRPSHVENNVISSLVLPETEISDERAEAMMEWLKNNIRPLSQVEEYMKQTAIHRAKWIREHGSKTMEEIKREYPRLLDTPGMIAQDFSILHPACAGKLAEKWMPVFKDKILRFASQEKQASGIISKVDSVCTDAQGDMALRLLPVILPASVYRIGRKSFRPSCEETKKSFIDLQPVGTNMVEFLSEAQGTRPYPFVLALGDDQRCSQSFVVINGEAMEQSTLIGAVDVCFKAYYVFDINYPRQCSSVWEFLQTVVYELPGQESPSVRLLRAFIFSTQ; encoded by the exons ATGGATACATTTGTGAAGGAGAAACTGAAAGAGTGGAAACTGGACTCTCTGATTCCCAGGTTTGAGC TTGAAGAAATCGACAAGGAGAGTTTTATATTACTGGATGATGCTTCCATTGCGGCGCTAGTTCCAGTAATTGGACCCAGACTGAAACTTAGGTCACACCTCAGAAAACTAACCGAG tctTCAAAGGATCCTCAGCATGAGCTGGTTGAGTATGGCCCTACAGCAGGACCATCAATGGACCAGCAGCATGAGGCCATGTCTTCAGGACAAGGAGAattgttt AAAATTAGGGAGGCCCTCAACAAAACACCAGATGGTAGAGACATAGTGTGCAGTCTTGACACAGAACAGTGCCTCTCGCTTAAGCAGCGGAGGGCTATGGTTCGAATCCTAGTGTCATATCTCATCGAGCGGTTTGGAGAGAC TCCATCATcggaaacaaagaaaaacatggcCTCTTCTTTGGTGACTGAATTTCCATGTCTAAAAGATCAGCATGGGAATGGCAAT gaagcATGGTATAGTCCAGGTCGAAACCACAGACCAGCAACTGGCTTCATTGAAGAACGTTTAAGAAATGTACGGAAGAGGCTCCGTAGTGGAACGAGCAGACCTAGCCATGTGGAGAACAACGTAATCAGTAGTTTGGTTTTGCCAG agaCTGAAATATCTGATGAGAGGGCAGAGGCAATGATGGAGTGGCTAAAAAATAACATCAGACCCCTAAGCCAAGTTGAAGAATACATGAAGCAGACAGCCATCCATAGAGCTAAGTGGATAAGGGAGCATGGGTCAAAGACCATGGAAGAGATCAAGAGAGAGTATCCACGTCTGCTGGATACACCAGGAATG atTGCTCAGGACTTTTCCATTTTACACCCAGCCTGTGCCGGGAAACTTGCAGAAAAGTGGATGCCTGTTTTCAAAGACAAAATTTTACGATTTGCTAGCCAGGAGAAGCAAGCTTCTGGAATTATTTCCAAAGTGGATTCTGTGTGTACAG ATGCACAAGGTGATATGGCTTTGAGATTATTGCCAGTAATCCTTCCAGCTTCTGTCTATAGGATTGGTCGGAAGAGCTTCCGTCCAAGctgtgaagaaacaaaaaaatcatttattgatCTGCAACCA GTTGGGACTAATATGGTGGAATTCCTGTCCGAGGCACAAGGCACAAGACCTTACCCGTTTGTTTTGGCTCTAG GTGATGATCAGCGTTGCTCACAATCATTTGTGGTCATCAATGGGGAGGCCATGGAGCAGAGTACACTTATTGGAGCTGTTGATGTTTGTTTTAAAGCATACTATGTCTTTGACATAAACTACCCCAGACAGTGTTCTTCAGTGTGGGAGTTTTTACAGACTGTCGTCTATGAACTGCCAGGTCAGGAATCTCCCTCTGTAAGACTTTTGCGggcatttattttttccacccaGTAG